One window of Acidobacteriota bacterium genomic DNA carries:
- a CDS encoding thrombospondin type 3 repeat-containing protein, with the protein MKQRVLTAVLVMWVLPSPAVAQPVRIGSEFQVNSYTTNAQIRPSVAVDASGNFTVVWSSKLQDGSADGVFGQRFSSAGVPQGTEFQINAFTTGEQKRASIAVDGSGNFVVVWASFGQDGPSFGVFGQRFGSGGAPQGAEFQINTYTTGNQQRPSIAADGSGDFVVVWDSSSQDGDTYGVFGQRFSSAGTPQGAEFQVNTYTTSTQYYPSVASDAAGDFVVVWANFGQDGDGLGIFGQRFSSAGSPLGSEFQVNTYTTDQQQRPSVAMDGSGSFVVAWDSRYQDGPYTGVFAQRFDSAGAPQGAEFRVSAYTTTGQYSASIAVSGSGDFVVAWESYGQDGSSSGVSARRFGSTGAPMGSEFQVNTYTTNTQYYPSIAVDGTGRFVVIWQSYLQDGSSHGIFGQRLCNDADGDGVCDGSDNCPAIDNPGQVDFDADGVGDACDNCVSVYNPTQANSDIQPEGDACDLTVTFPLTTNDVNCAGAPPTITWTGETYDRFKVFVATAPTFTGTGKTTSGSSLLRTTSWPVPAKKWAKVCAAANPDIYIKVLGRTKGTSLMESTEVVTIQVP; encoded by the coding sequence TCGCCGTGGACGCTTCGGGCAACTTCACGGTGGTCTGGTCGAGCAAGCTCCAGGACGGTTCCGCCGACGGCGTCTTCGGACAGCGCTTCAGCAGCGCCGGCGTGCCGCAGGGGACAGAGTTCCAGATCAACGCGTTCACGACGGGTGAGCAGAAGCGTGCCTCCATCGCCGTGGACGGCTCGGGCAACTTCGTGGTGGTCTGGGCGAGCTTCGGCCAGGATGGGCCCTCCTTCGGCGTCTTCGGACAGCGATTCGGCAGCGGCGGGGCGCCGCAGGGCGCCGAGTTCCAGATCAACACGTACACGACGGGCAACCAGCAGCGGCCTTCCATCGCCGCCGACGGCTCGGGCGACTTCGTGGTGGTCTGGGACAGCTCCAGCCAGGACGGCGACACCTACGGCGTCTTCGGGCAACGCTTCAGCAGCGCCGGGACACCGCAGGGCGCCGAGTTCCAGGTCAATACCTACACGACGAGCACCCAGTACTACCCGTCCGTCGCGTCGGATGCCGCCGGCGACTTCGTCGTGGTCTGGGCCAACTTCGGCCAGGACGGAGACGGCCTCGGGATCTTCGGCCAGCGGTTCAGCAGCGCCGGGTCGCCGCTGGGATCCGAATTCCAGGTCAACACCTACACGACGGACCAACAGCAGCGGCCTTCCGTCGCCATGGACGGATCGGGGAGCTTTGTGGTGGCCTGGGACAGCCGCTATCAGGACGGCCCCTACACCGGCGTCTTCGCGCAACGATTCGACAGCGCCGGGGCGCCGCAGGGCGCGGAGTTCCGGGTCAGCGCGTACACGACGACCGGTCAGTACTCCGCGTCCATTGCCGTGAGCGGATCGGGCGACTTCGTGGTCGCCTGGGAGAGCTACGGCCAGGACGGTTCCTCGTCCGGCGTCTCCGCGCGGCGCTTCGGCAGCACCGGGGCGCCGATGGGGTCGGAGTTCCAGGTCAACACCTACACGACGAACACTCAGTACTACCCCTCGATCGCCGTGGACGGCACGGGCCGCTTCGTCGTGATCTGGCAGAGCTACCTGCAGGACGGTTCGTCCCACGGCATCTTCGGCCAGCGGCTCTGCAACGACGCCGACGGCGACGGCGTCTGCGACGGCTCGGACAATTGCCCGGCGATCGACAACCCCGGGCAAGTCGATTTCGACGCGGACGGGGTGGGGGACGCCTGCGACAACTGCGTCTCCGTCTACAACCCCACTCAGGCGAACAGCGACATTCAGCCTGAAGGGGACGCCTGCGATCTCACCGTCACTTTCCCCCTTACGACCAACGACGTGAACTGCGCCGGCGCGCCGCCGACCATCACCTGGACCGGGGAGACGTACGACCGGTTCAAGGTCTTCGTCGCGACGGCGCCGACCTTCACGGGAACGGGGAAGACGACGAGCGGGAGCAGTCTGCTGAGGACGACCTCGTGGCCCGTCCCGGCGAAGAAGTGGGCGAAGGTGTGCGCCGCGGCCAACCCGGATATCTACATCAAGGTCCTCGGCAGGACGAAGGGGACGAGCCTGATGGAGTCGACCGAGGTCGTCACGATCCAGGTGCCGTAG